One Serinicoccus chungangensis genomic window carries:
- the pstS gene encoding phosphate ABC transporter substrate-binding protein PstS: protein MKQHRLTRTVAIAMAASFALAACGGDDSSSEGDAAGGGSESGGGELSGRLVGAGASSQESAMTAWIAGYLEVQPEVEVQYDAVGSGAGREQFLAGATDFAGSDAYLDEEERGMVADACAGGEAINLPMYISPVAVPYNLPGVDELNLAPEVLAGIMNGDITAWDDEAIAADNPDAELPATEITVVHRSDDSGTTENFMEYLTAAAPDAWPHEPSDAWPVEGGEAAAQTTGVMQVINSTEGTIGYADASAVTGQSASIGVGEEFVPFSPDAAAKVVDASEPADTGVEGDLALELARDTTESGAYPIVLVSYHIACKEYDDAERADNVKAFLEYVASEEGQQAASDAAGSAPIGEGTREQVLASIDMIQGG, encoded by the coding sequence GTGAAGCAGCACCGCTTGACCCGCACGGTCGCCATCGCCATGGCGGCGTCCTTCGCGCTCGCCGCCTGCGGCGGAGACGACAGCAGCTCGGAGGGCGACGCCGCCGGCGGTGGCTCGGAGTCCGGGGGCGGAGAGCTGTCCGGCCGTCTGGTCGGGGCCGGCGCCTCCTCCCAGGAGTCCGCCATGACCGCCTGGATCGCCGGCTACCTCGAGGTGCAGCCGGAGGTGGAGGTGCAGTACGACGCGGTCGGCTCGGGTGCCGGGCGCGAGCAGTTCCTCGCCGGGGCCACCGACTTCGCCGGCTCGGACGCCTACCTCGACGAGGAGGAGCGCGGCATGGTCGCCGACGCCTGCGCCGGGGGCGAGGCCATCAACCTGCCGATGTACATCTCGCCGGTCGCCGTCCCCTACAACCTCCCCGGGGTGGACGAGCTCAACCTGGCGCCCGAGGTGCTCGCGGGCATCATGAACGGCGACATCACCGCCTGGGACGACGAGGCGATCGCGGCGGACAACCCGGACGCCGAGCTCCCGGCCACCGAGATCACCGTCGTGCACCGGTCCGACGACTCGGGCACCACGGAGAACTTCATGGAGTACCTCACCGCCGCCGCGCCGGACGCCTGGCCGCACGAGCCGTCGGACGCCTGGCCGGTCGAGGGCGGCGAGGCCGCCGCGCAGACCACCGGTGTCATGCAGGTCATCAACTCGACCGAGGGCACCATCGGGTATGCCGACGCCTCGGCCGTCACCGGCCAGTCCGCCTCGATCGGGGTCGGCGAGGAGTTCGTGCCGTTCTCCCCGGACGCGGCGGCCAAGGTCGTGGACGCCTCCGAGCCGGCCGACACGGGCGTCGAGGGCGACCTGGCCCTGGAGCTGGCCCGCGACACCACCGAGTCCGGTGCCTACCCGATCGTCCTGGTGAGCTACCACATCGCCTGCAAGGAGTACGACGACGCCGAGCGCGCCGACAACGTCAAGGCGTTCCTCGAGTACGTCGCCTCCGAGGAGGGCCAGCAGGCGGCGTCCGACGCGGCCGGCTCGGCCCCCATCGGCGAGGGCACCCGCGAGCAGGTCCTGGCCTCCATCGACATGATCCAGGGCGGCTGA
- the pstC gene encoding phosphate ABC transporter permease subunit PstC, whose product MSTPEPDPDRGGGVATTESPTGGGAKVKRRAGDVVFSGTSLFSGVLILLILALVAIFLVWQGMPALTAPAEEISGGDGFWSYVWPMLLGTVVSSVVALVLATPVAVGIALFVSHYAPPRIGRTIGFVIDLLAAVPSVVFGMWGLFVFAPRLVPLLDWLEANLGFLPFFADSSATGRTLMTASVVLAVMILPIITSVSREVFLQTPRLHEEAALALGATQWEMIRTAVLPFGGPGVIGGVMLGLGRALGETMAVAIILSPGGFTWNIIGTGNNTIPAEIALNFPEAAGLRLSELIAAGLVLFLLTLAVNLVARWIVERRAEFSGAN is encoded by the coding sequence ATGAGCACACCTGAGCCTGACCCGGACCGGGGCGGTGGCGTCGCCACGACCGAGTCCCCGACCGGCGGCGGCGCCAAGGTCAAGCGCCGGGCCGGAGACGTCGTCTTCAGCGGCACGTCGCTCTTCTCCGGCGTCCTGATCCTGCTGATCCTCGCCCTGGTGGCGATCTTCCTGGTGTGGCAGGGCATGCCGGCGCTCACCGCGCCCGCCGAGGAGATCAGCGGGGGTGACGGCTTCTGGAGCTACGTCTGGCCGATGCTGCTGGGCACCGTCGTCTCCTCGGTCGTCGCCCTCGTCCTCGCCACGCCGGTCGCGGTGGGCATCGCGCTCTTCGTCTCGCACTACGCCCCGCCCCGCATCGGGCGCACCATCGGGTTCGTCATCGACCTGCTGGCGGCGGTCCCCTCGGTCGTGTTCGGGATGTGGGGCCTGTTCGTCTTCGCGCCCCGGCTCGTCCCGCTCCTCGACTGGCTCGAGGCCAACCTCGGCTTCCTGCCGTTCTTCGCCGACAGCTCGGCCACCGGGCGGACCCTCATGACCGCCTCGGTGGTGCTGGCCGTGATGATCCTGCCGATCATCACCTCGGTCTCCCGCGAGGTCTTCCTCCAGACGCCCCGGCTGCACGAGGAGGCCGCGCTGGCCCTCGGCGCGACGCAGTGGGAGATGATCCGCACGGCCGTCCTGCCCTTCGGCGGCCCGGGCGTCATCGGCGGCGTCATGCTCGGCCTCGGCCGGGCCCTCGGCGAGACGATGGCGGTGGCCATCATCCTCTCGCCCGGGGGCTTCACCTGGAACATCATCGGGACCGGCAACAACACCATCCCCGCCGAGATCGCCCTCAACTTCCCGGAGGCCGCCGGGCTGCGCCTGTCCGAGCTCATCGCCGCCGGGCTGGTCCTCTTCCTCCTCACCCTGGCCGTCAACCTCGTCGCTCGCTGGATCGTCGAGCGCCGGGCCGAGTTCTCCGGAGCCAACTGA
- the pstA gene encoding phosphate ABC transporter permease PstA gives MSTATQTPPDTAPRGEEPDYVPSPVRATSSRPLMVIGAGAVLLWLVLWFVVDLNPVFSLIASYVVFLVASWATYRSLGGSRVATDVVMRWLVYAAFVCAIVPLVSMLWTVFSQGLPLAFTPGFWTQDMVGITGADDQAYASGETDTLAGGAGHAIIGTLIITGTAALISVPIGMFTAIYLVEYGGSNHLSKGIRFLVDVMTGIPSIVAGLFAFALFTQVVGIRDAKMGIAGAVALSVLMIPTVVRNSEEMLRIVPNELREASLALGVPKWRTIAKVVLPTAASGLASGITLAIARVIGETAPLLVAIGFARSFNTNMFEGPINSLAVYTYWMFTKPLDPALIEPSRERAWAAALLLVLIVVTLNLVARAIATFFAPKTGR, from the coding sequence ATGAGCACCGCCACGCAGACGCCCCCGGACACCGCCCCCCGCGGCGAGGAGCCGGACTACGTCCCCTCGCCCGTCCGCGCCACCAGCTCCCGTCCGCTCATGGTCATCGGGGCCGGCGCGGTCCTGCTGTGGCTCGTGCTGTGGTTCGTCGTGGACCTCAACCCGGTCTTCTCGCTGATCGCGTCCTACGTCGTCTTCCTCGTGGCCTCGTGGGCGACCTACCGCTCCCTCGGCGGCTCCCGGGTGGCGACCGACGTCGTCATGCGCTGGCTGGTCTACGCCGCCTTCGTCTGCGCCATCGTGCCCCTCGTCTCGATGCTCTGGACCGTCTTCAGCCAGGGCCTGCCGCTGGCCTTCACCCCCGGCTTCTGGACCCAGGACATGGTGGGGATCACCGGCGCCGACGACCAGGCCTACGCGAGCGGGGAGACCGACACCCTCGCCGGCGGTGCGGGGCACGCCATCATCGGCACGCTCATCATCACCGGCACGGCCGCGCTGATCTCGGTGCCGATCGGCATGTTCACCGCGATCTACCTCGTCGAGTACGGCGGCAGCAACCACCTCTCCAAGGGCATCCGCTTCCTCGTGGACGTCATGACCGGCATCCCGTCGATCGTCGCCGGCCTGTTCGCCTTCGCGCTGTTCACCCAGGTCGTCGGCATCCGGGACGCCAAGATGGGCATCGCCGGAGCGGTCGCCCTGTCGGTCCTCATGATCCCCACCGTCGTGCGCAACAGCGAGGAGATGCTGCGGATCGTCCCCAACGAGCTGCGCGAGGCCTCCCTGGCGCTCGGCGTGCCGAAGTGGCGCACCATCGCCAAGGTGGTGCTGCCCACCGCGGCCTCGGGCCTGGCCTCCGGGATCACCCTGGCCATCGCCCGCGTCATCGGCGAGACGGCCCCGTTGCTCGTGGCCATCGGGTTCGCCCGCAGCTTCAACACCAACATGTTCGAGGGGCCGATCAACAGCCTCGCCGTCTACACCTACTGGATGTTCACCAAGCCCCTCGACCCGGCGCTCATCGAGCCGAGCCGGGAGCGGGCCTGGGCGGCCGCGCTGCTGCTCGTGCTCATCGTCGTCACGCTGAACCTCGTGGCCCGCGCCATCGCGACGTTCTTCGCCCCCAAGACCGGCCGCTGA
- the pstB gene encoding phosphate ABC transporter ATP-binding protein PstB, translating into MSKRIDVKDLDIYYGDFHAVKNVSMTIEPRSVTAFIGPSGCGKSTVLRTLNRMHEVIPGAYVKGEVAIDGTNLYGRGVDPVDVRRQVGMVFQRPNPFPTMTIKENVLAGVRLNSKRISSKAADELTEKALRGANLWNEVKDRLDKPGSGLSGGQQQRLCIARAIAIQPEVILMDEPCSALDPISTLAIEDLINELKDRYTVVIVTHNMQQAARVSDKTGFFNLEATGKPGELVEYDSTQNIFNNPGQQATEDYISGRFG; encoded by the coding sequence ATGTCCAAGCGCATCGACGTCAAGGATCTCGACATCTACTACGGCGACTTCCACGCCGTGAAGAACGTCTCGATGACCATCGAGCCGCGGTCCGTGACCGCGTTCATCGGCCCGTCCGGCTGCGGCAAGTCCACGGTGCTGCGCACCCTCAACCGCATGCACGAGGTCATCCCGGGCGCCTACGTCAAGGGCGAGGTCGCCATCGACGGCACCAACCTCTACGGCCGCGGCGTCGACCCGGTGGACGTGCGCCGCCAGGTCGGGATGGTCTTCCAGCGGCCGAACCCGTTCCCCACCATGACCATCAAGGAGAACGTCCTGGCCGGGGTGCGCCTCAACTCCAAGCGCATCTCCAGCAAGGCGGCCGACGAGCTCACCGAGAAGGCGCTGCGCGGGGCCAACCTGTGGAACGAGGTCAAGGACCGCCTCGACAAGCCGGGGTCCGGGCTGTCCGGCGGGCAGCAGCAGCGGCTGTGCATCGCCCGCGCGATCGCCATCCAGCCCGAGGTCATCCTCATGGACGAGCCGTGCTCCGCGCTGGACCCGATCTCCACCCTGGCGATCGAGGACCTCATCAACGAGCTCAAGGACCGCTACACCGTCGTCATCGTCACGCACAACATGCAGCAGGCGGCGCGGGTCTCGGACAAGACCGGCTTCTTCAACCTCGAGGCGACCGGCAAGCCCGGGGAGCTCGTCGAGTACGACTCCACCCAGAACATCTTCAACAACCCCGGCCAGCAGGCGACCGAGGACTACATCTCCGGTCGCTTCGGCTGA
- a CDS encoding LppX_LprAFG lipoprotein: protein MRSRDGRHTLTRVSGLGLAAALALMLVGCSDDTEESATTSTPPPPTAADRLAQAHDVLVDAGSVALTLTGTDLPEDETSYIISAEGAGTMEPPAFDGTITAVIAGVQADIPTVALDGELWVKLPYVPAHVNTDPAELGVPDPATLFDPEDGLVGLLGATRSPEFGERSRAGAEVVQEVVGTLPGETVTDLLYVGDAESEFAVTYGLVEEDWQVRSVEITGPFYPPATSTYTVTLDAYGEPVTVTQP from the coding sequence ATGAGGTCACGCGACGGACGGCACACGCTCACCCGGGTGAGCGGGCTGGGGCTCGCGGCCGCCCTCGCCCTCATGCTCGTCGGGTGCAGCGACGACACCGAGGAGAGCGCCACCACCTCGACCCCGCCGCCGCCCACGGCGGCCGACCGGCTGGCCCAGGCGCACGACGTCCTGGTCGACGCGGGGTCGGTCGCCCTGACGCTGACCGGCACCGACCTGCCGGAGGACGAGACCTCCTACATCATCAGCGCGGAGGGCGCCGGGACGATGGAGCCGCCCGCCTTCGACGGCACCATCACCGCCGTGATCGCGGGGGTCCAGGCCGACATCCCGACGGTGGCCCTCGACGGCGAGCTCTGGGTCAAGCTGCCCTACGTCCCCGCCCACGTCAACACCGACCCGGCCGAGCTGGGGGTGCCGGACCCGGCGACGCTGTTCGACCCCGAGGACGGGCTCGTGGGCCTGCTCGGAGCCACCCGGTCGCCCGAGTTCGGGGAGCGCTCCCGGGCCGGGGCCGAGGTGGTGCAGGAGGTCGTCGGCACGCTCCCGGGGGAGACGGTCACGGACCTGCTCTACGTCGGCGACGCCGAGTCCGAGTTCGCGGTGACCTACGGCCTGGTGGAGGAGGACTGGCAGGTCCGCAGCGTGGAGATCACGGGGCCGTTCTACCCGCCGGCGACGTCGACCTACACCGTGACGCTGGACGCCTACGGCGAGCCGGTCACCGTGACCCAGCCCTGA
- a CDS encoding MFS transporter yields MTRTRQEGTGPPAGVGATGRPATGPARGARALLAVAALAVALAAADTYVVVLALTDMMGGVGVGIESLQRGTPIISGFLLGYIAVLPLIGRLSDLVDRRRILLWCLVVFVVGSAVTAAAVELPVMVGGRFLQGLGGGGLVPATLALVADLWPRGRRGLPLGVVGAVQELGSVLGPLLGALVLAVAGWREIFWLNVVLGLLALLGVVLLRPAAPHRGSPVADPGPTGRGSWWRRGAAYLLAAVAASLWTLALWAPEALTTSVELGLPFVPLDPDSGSRVATPVGLAAAAVTLLLALVTLPRWLPLLLRADLLGATFVAVALGSLVLTFSTADPETEVLGPWGVWLLPLGAGSTVAFLLRQRLAAAPLVPPGVVRRRVWPALVVSLLVGAAIVAVVVDVPLLSRLTQGTDETDAALVLVRFLVAVPVGALLGGWLLRRVGPAPVAAPGLALAAVSILAMARWERASLDELVSTTLALAGAGLGVGLAIAPVNDAALADAREDGHGTVSSLVVVARMVGMVVGLALLTALGLRRFHLEVGTLADPTDTDALLDAAVVQVQTVLTGAGYAVALAAVVALALGWRPVGRGQG; encoded by the coding sequence ATGACGCGGACGCGGCAGGAGGGGACCGGGCCGCCGGCGGGGGTCGGGGCCACCGGCCGCCCGGCCACCGGGCCCGCGCGCGGTGCCCGGGCGCTGCTGGCCGTGGCCGCGCTGGCGGTGGCCCTGGCCGCGGCGGACACCTACGTCGTCGTGCTGGCGCTCACCGACATGATGGGCGGGGTCGGCGTGGGCATCGAGTCGCTGCAGCGGGGCACCCCGATCATCTCCGGCTTCCTGCTCGGCTACATCGCCGTGCTGCCGCTCATCGGCCGCCTGTCCGACCTCGTGGACCGGCGGCGCATCCTCCTCTGGTGCCTCGTCGTCTTCGTCGTGGGGTCGGCGGTGACCGCCGCGGCGGTCGAGCTGCCGGTCATGGTCGGCGGCCGGTTCCTGCAGGGCCTGGGCGGTGGCGGTCTGGTGCCCGCGACCCTCGCGCTGGTGGCCGACCTCTGGCCGCGAGGGCGCCGCGGCCTGCCGCTCGGGGTCGTCGGCGCGGTCCAGGAGCTCGGGTCGGTGCTGGGCCCGCTGCTCGGGGCGCTCGTGCTCGCGGTGGCCGGGTGGCGGGAGATCTTCTGGCTCAACGTGGTGCTGGGCCTGCTGGCCCTCCTCGGCGTCGTCCTCCTCCGCCCCGCGGCGCCGCACCGGGGGTCGCCCGTCGCGGACCCCGGGCCGACCGGGCGTGGCTCGTGGTGGCGGCGGGGCGCGGCCTACCTGCTGGCGGCCGTCGCCGCGTCGCTGTGGACGCTGGCCCTCTGGGCCCCCGAGGCGCTGACCACCTCGGTGGAGCTCGGCCTGCCCTTCGTGCCCCTCGACCCGGACTCCGGCTCCCGGGTCGCCACGCCGGTCGGCCTCGCGGCGGCGGCCGTGACCCTCCTGCTCGCCCTGGTCACTCTCCCGCGGTGGCTGCCGCTGCTCCTGCGTGCCGACCTGCTGGGGGCGACCTTCGTCGCCGTCGCGCTGGGCTCGCTGGTGCTGACCTTCTCCACCGCGGACCCCGAGACCGAGGTGCTCGGGCCGTGGGGCGTCTGGCTGCTGCCGCTCGGCGCCGGCTCGACCGTGGCCTTCCTCCTGCGGCAGCGCCTGGCCGCCGCGCCGCTGGTGCCCCCCGGCGTCGTCCGGCGTCGGGTGTGGCCGGCGCTCGTGGTGAGCCTGCTGGTGGGCGCCGCGATCGTCGCGGTCGTCGTGGACGTGCCGCTGCTCTCCCGTCTCACCCAGGGCACCGACGAGACGGACGCGGCGCTGGTGCTGGTGCGCTTCCTCGTCGCGGTGCCGGTGGGGGCGCTGCTGGGCGGCTGGCTGCTGCGCCGGGTCGGTCCGGCGCCCGTCGCGGCTCCGGGGCTGGCCCTGGCGGCGGTGTCGATCCTCGCGATGGCCCGCTGGGAGCGGGCCTCGCTGGACGAGCTCGTCAGCACGACGCTCGCGCTGGCCGGTGCCGGCCTGGGGGTCGGCCTGGCCATCGCCCCGGTCAACGACGCCGCCCTCGCCGACGCCCGCGAGGACGGTCACGGCACCGTCAGCTCGCTCGTCGTCGTCGCCCGCATGGTCGGCATGGTGGTCGGCCTGGCCCTGCTCACCGCCCTCGGCCTGCGCCGCTTCCACCTCGAGGTCGGCACGCTCGCCGACCCGACCGACACCGACGCGCTGCTGGACGCCGCGGTGGTCCAGGTGCAGACCGTCCTCACCGGCGCGGGGTATGCCGTCGCGCTCGCCGCGGTGGTCGCGCTCGCCCTCGGCTGGCGACCGGTCGGGCGCGGCCAGGGCTGA
- a CDS encoding ribonuclease HI family protein, producing MTVVAAADGSALGNPGPAGWGWYVDDDRWASGGWKHGTNNMGELTAVLDLLQQTADLDEDLLVLCDSQYAIKSITQWMPGWKRRGWKKGDGKPVANVEIIKALDAAMRPNVRFRWVKGHAGHELNEQADRLANAAAQAYAAGREPQAGPGFGAAAAPAEHPFVVGGGRADDDLFSLVDEPGDEDQVVALERSLLTEEVRSDPSLAAALLHPEWQEVGRSGRRWSREEMLDELTPLPAPVELEVLDVQRLPGDLVLLLWRGVGPDASTLRSSLWQRTGQRWQQRFHQGTPEA from the coding sequence ATGACTGTCGTCGCGGCCGCGGACGGATCCGCCCTGGGCAACCCTGGTCCGGCGGGCTGGGGGTGGTACGTCGACGACGACCGCTGGGCCAGCGGCGGGTGGAAGCACGGGACCAACAACATGGGCGAGCTGACCGCCGTGCTGGACCTGCTGCAGCAGACCGCCGACCTGGACGAGGACCTGCTCGTGCTGTGCGACTCGCAGTACGCCATCAAGTCCATCACCCAGTGGATGCCGGGCTGGAAGCGGCGCGGGTGGAAGAAGGGGGACGGCAAGCCGGTCGCCAACGTCGAGATCATCAAGGCGCTGGACGCCGCGATGCGCCCCAACGTGCGCTTCCGGTGGGTGAAGGGGCACGCCGGTCACGAGCTCAACGAGCAGGCCGACCGGCTGGCCAACGCCGCTGCCCAGGCGTATGCCGCAGGTCGGGAGCCGCAGGCCGGGCCCGGCTTCGGTGCCGCGGCGGCACCGGCGGAGCACCCCTTCGTGGTGGGGGGCGGCCGCGCGGACGACGACCTCTTCTCCCTCGTGGACGAGCCGGGCGACGAGGACCAGGTGGTGGCGCTGGAGCGCTCGCTGCTGACCGAGGAGGTGCGCTCCGACCCCTCGCTCGCGGCGGCGCTGCTGCACCCGGAGTGGCAGGAGGTCGGCCGCTCCGGCCGGCGCTGGAGCCGCGAGGAGATGCTCGACGAGCTGACGCCGCTCCCCGCCCCGGTCGAGCTCGAGGTGCTCGACGTCCAGCGCCTCCCCGGTGACCTGGTCCTGCTCCTCTGGCGGGGCGTCGGCCCCGACGCGAGCACCCTGCGCAGCTCGCTGTGGCAGCGCACCGGCCAGCGGTGGCAGCAGCGCTTCCACCAGGGCACCCCGGAGGCGTAG
- a CDS encoding HhH-GPD-type base excision DNA repair protein — translation MTGTLHLVGDPEADRILTEHPFALLTGMLLDQQIPMEVAFDGPRKIAERLGSVDPRQVAQTDPEEFVALCATPPSVHRFPTSMGRRVHDLATAVVRDYDGDTEAIWTDGEPDGREVLRRLKALPGFGDQKARIFLALLGKQRGLTAPGWREAAGDYGREGVHMSIADVTGSESLQQVRAYKREKKAAAKAAQG, via the coding sequence ATGACCGGCACCCTGCACCTGGTCGGCGACCCCGAGGCCGACCGCATCCTTACCGAGCACCCCTTCGCCCTGCTGACCGGCATGCTGCTGGACCAGCAGATCCCCATGGAGGTCGCCTTCGACGGGCCGCGCAAGATCGCCGAGCGGCTCGGCTCGGTCGACCCGCGGCAGGTCGCGCAGACCGACCCCGAGGAGTTCGTCGCGCTCTGCGCCACCCCGCCCTCGGTGCACCGCTTCCCGACGTCCATGGGTCGGCGCGTGCACGACCTGGCGACCGCCGTCGTCCGGGACTACGACGGCGACACGGAGGCGATCTGGACCGACGGCGAGCCGGACGGCCGGGAGGTCCTGAGGCGGCTCAAGGCGCTGCCCGGCTTCGGCGACCAGAAGGCCCGCATCTTCCTGGCCCTGCTCGGCAAGCAGCGCGGCCTCACCGCGCCCGGCTGGCGCGAGGCGGCCGGCGACTACGGCCGGGAGGGCGTCCACATGTCGATCGCCGACGTCACCGGGTCCGAGTCGCTGCAGCAGGTGCGCGCCTACAAGAGGGAGAAGAAGGCCGCCGCCAAGGCCGCACAGGGGTGA
- a CDS encoding MFS transporter has translation MSGSPVEPSAALEPPGRGSVWSTPGMLALALLATAGFTGYAALLPVAPLWAVSGGADSGGAGLVNFVLLGTTVATQFAVPWAIGRVGWAWVLSLGMVFLGVPSLLHLLTADLGPLLALSAVRGVGFGVLTVAANAAAVLLVEPARRGAAVGAYSFALSLPLVVVMPVGGWVAEAVGFWPVFAVGALPLAGIPACLAVARHLPVRSTHDAGHPEVAEPTTPRGTYLALLRPTLVLLAITFAGGAVITFAPQMVQLPWLSAAGLFAVGLLSAITRWQVGGLADRAGAQRLLVPAVLASVLVLGALAWVVRTPVDASRAVPWILVCALVGVCYGTLQTLTMLRAFEAAGPRRVGAASAVWNAGFDTGTATGSLVVGWVAVASGFGPGMALAALLCLLTVPLARVAPRR, from the coding sequence GTGAGCGGCTCCCCCGTCGAGCCGTCCGCCGCCCTCGAGCCACCCGGCCGGGGGTCGGTGTGGTCCACCCCCGGCATGCTGGCGCTCGCGCTGCTCGCGACCGCCGGGTTCACCGGGTATGCCGCGCTGCTCCCCGTCGCGCCCCTGTGGGCGGTCTCGGGCGGGGCGGACAGCGGGGGCGCGGGTCTCGTCAACTTCGTGCTCCTGGGCACGACGGTGGCCACGCAGTTCGCGGTGCCGTGGGCGATCGGCCGGGTCGGGTGGGCGTGGGTCCTCTCCCTCGGCATGGTCTTCCTCGGGGTGCCCTCGCTCCTGCACCTGCTCACCGCGGACCTCGGCCCCCTCCTGGCCCTGTCGGCGGTGCGCGGGGTGGGGTTCGGGGTCCTCACGGTGGCGGCCAACGCCGCTGCGGTGCTGCTCGTCGAGCCCGCCCGCCGGGGCGCCGCGGTCGGGGCGTACTCCTTCGCGCTGTCGCTGCCTCTCGTCGTCGTCATGCCGGTGGGCGGCTGGGTGGCGGAGGCGGTCGGCTTCTGGCCGGTCTTCGCCGTCGGGGCCCTGCCCCTGGCGGGGATCCCCGCCTGCCTCGCCGTGGCGCGTCACCTGCCCGTGCGCTCCACCCACGACGCCGGTCATCCCGAGGTCGCGGAGCCGACCACGCCGCGGGGCACCTACCTCGCGCTGCTGCGCCCGACGCTCGTCCTGCTCGCCATCACCTTCGCCGGGGGAGCCGTCATCACCTTCGCGCCGCAGATGGTCCAGCTGCCCTGGCTCTCCGCGGCCGGGCTCTTCGCCGTCGGGCTGCTCTCGGCGATCACCCGGTGGCAGGTCGGCGGCCTCGCCGACCGCGCCGGTGCCCAGCGGCTGCTCGTGCCCGCCGTCCTGGCCAGCGTGCTCGTCCTGGGCGCCCTCGCCTGGGTGGTGCGGACGCCCGTCGACGCCTCCCGCGCGGTCCCGTGGATCCTGGTCTGCGCCCTCGTGGGGGTCTGCTACGGCACCCTGCAGACCCTGACGATGCTGCGCGCCTTCGAGGCCGCCGGCCCGCGCCGGGTCGGCGCCGCCAGCGCGGTCTGGAACGCCGGCTTCGACACCGGCACCGCCACCGGCTCGCTCGTCGTCGGCTGGGTCGCCGTGGCCTCCGGCTTCGGCCCCGGTATGGCCCTCGCCGCCCTCCTCTGCCTGCTCACCGTGCCGCTGGCCCGGGTCGCCCCACGCCGCTGA
- a CDS encoding exodeoxyribonuclease III gives MRIATWNCNSIRTRVDRAVAFLERHEVDVLALQETKCRDDQFPLLPFEQAGYEVAHVGLNQWNGVAVVSRVGLDDVATAFPGQPAWAPEGAEPVVEARALGATCGGVRVWSLYVPNGRSLQDPHLDYKLAWLEALRETGRAWLEEDAGAQVALMGDWNIAPTDDDVWSVEYYEGKTHTSPAERAAFAGVERAGYADVTREHTPGPGTYTYWDYTQLAFPKRRGMRIDFCLGSPALAQRVEGAFIDREERKGKGASDHAPVVVDLSAR, from the coding sequence ATGCGCATCGCCACGTGGAACTGCAACAGCATCCGGACCCGGGTGGACCGGGCGGTCGCCTTCCTCGAGCGGCACGAGGTGGACGTGCTCGCCCTGCAGGAGACCAAGTGCCGGGACGACCAGTTCCCCCTGCTGCCGTTCGAGCAGGCCGGCTACGAGGTGGCGCACGTCGGTCTGAACCAGTGGAACGGCGTCGCCGTCGTCAGCCGGGTGGGGCTGGACGACGTCGCGACGGCGTTCCCCGGCCAGCCCGCGTGGGCACCGGAGGGGGCCGAGCCCGTGGTCGAGGCGCGGGCCCTGGGGGCGACCTGCGGCGGCGTGCGGGTGTGGAGCCTCTACGTGCCCAACGGCCGGTCGCTGCAGGACCCGCACCTGGACTACAAGCTGGCCTGGCTGGAGGCGCTCCGGGAGACGGGCCGGGCGTGGCTCGAGGAGGACGCGGGTGCCCAGGTCGCGCTCATGGGCGACTGGAACATCGCGCCCACCGACGACGACGTCTGGTCGGTGGAGTACTACGAGGGCAAGACGCACACCAGCCCGGCGGAGCGTGCAGCCTTCGCGGGGGTCGAGCGGGCGGGGTATGCCGACGTCACCCGGGAGCACACGCCCGGTCCGGGGACCTACACCTACTGGGACTACACCCAGCTGGCCTTCCCGAAGCGGCGCGGCATGCGCATCGACTTCTGCCTCGGCTCCCCGGCCCTGGCGCAGCGGGTGGAGGGGGCCTTCATCGACCGCGAGGAGCGCAAGGGCAAGGGCGCCTCGGACCACGCCCCCGTGGTCGTCGACCTGTCGGCCCGCTGA
- a CDS encoding DUF2231 domain-containing protein, producing MVLGLPVHPLLVHFGIVLLLLAAGAQLLVVVLPRFRHWLGWGMPVLAVVAGVVTRVTQSFGEILLQTVGSSQILEQHGAWGVRAGLAGILLAVLSVLHWVATSPWGRSRWAARWPGWVSTVLGVLAAVAAIWAVVAVTLAGHTGATSVWGG from the coding sequence ATGGTGCTGGGACTACCGGTGCACCCGCTGCTCGTCCACTTCGGCATCGTCCTCCTGCTGCTGGCCGCCGGCGCCCAGCTGCTCGTCGTCGTGCTGCCGCGCTTCCGCCACTGGCTGGGGTGGGGTATGCCGGTGCTCGCGGTGGTGGCGGGGGTGGTCACCCGGGTGACGCAGAGCTTCGGCGAGATCCTGCTGCAGACGGTCGGCAGCAGCCAGATCCTGGAGCAGCACGGGGCCTGGGGGGTGCGGGCCGGCCTGGCCGGCATCCTGCTGGCCGTGCTGAGCGTCCTGCACTGGGTCGCCACGTCGCCGTGGGGGCGGTCGCGGTGGGCGGCGCGGTGGCCGGGCTGGGTCAGCACCGTCCTCGGGGTGCTCGCCGCCGTGGCCGCGATCTGGGCGGTCGTGGCTGTCACGCTGGCCGGGCACACCGGCGCCACCTCCGTCTGGGGCGGCTAG